The following are encoded in a window of Bos javanicus breed banteng chromosome 12, ARS-OSU_banteng_1.0, whole genome shotgun sequence genomic DNA:
- the GPALPP1 gene encoding GPALPP motifs-containing protein 1 isoform X1 produces MARDLIGPALPPGFKAGGSAEDEERDSSPVAGPALPPNYKSSSSESSDSDEDSSSLSEEGNQESEEDDTGPPARKLRRNQDDDDDDDDEGFFGPALPPGFKKQDDSPPRPMIGPALPPGFLKSTQKSDEGRSDPGQVSSDFNSEKETDSSEEEDIVGPMPAKGPVNSSVTAEFEKRAQRMKEKLTKGDDDSSKPITRESWMTELPPEMKDFGLGPRTFKRRADGKSGDRSVWTDTPADRERKAKEMQEARKSFSKKDEEYIPSGRDKRLAEQVSSYNESKRSESLMDIHHKKLKNKAAEDKNKPQERIPFDRDTDLKVHRFDEAQKKALIKKSRELNSRFSHGKGNMFL; encoded by the exons TTGCAGGACCGGCTCTGCCTCCTAATTATAAAAGCAGTAGTTCAGAATCATCAGACAGCGACGAGGACAGTAGTTCTTTGTCCGAAGAAGGAAATCAAGAATCTGAAGAAGACGACACTGGTCCACCGGCACG AAAACTCAGGAGAAATCAAGAtgacgatgatgatgatgatgatgaagggTTTTTTGGACCAGCTCTTCCTCCTGGATTTAAAAAGCAAGATGATTCTCCTCCACG GCCTATGATAGGTCCTGCACTACCGCCCGGTTTTCTTAAATCTACACAGAAAAGTGACGAAGGCAGAAGTGATCCAGGACAAGTGTCATCAGATTTCAACTCTGAG AAGGAAACGGATAGCAGTGAGGAGGAAGACATTGTCGGGCCGATGCCTGCCAAAGGACCAGTTAACTCCAGTGTAACAGCAGAGTTTGAAAAGAGGGCccagagaatgaaagaaaaactgaCCAAAGGAGATGAC gATTCATCTAAACCAATTACGAGAGAATCTTGGATGACCGAACTTCCTCCAGAAATGAAAGACTTTGGTCTCGGGCCCAGAACTTTTAAGAGAAGAGCTGATGGCAAATCTGGAGACCGATCAGTCTGGACCGACACGCCAGCCGACAGGGAAAGGAAAGCTAAG gagatgcaagaagcaAGAAAGTCATTCAGTAAGAAGGATGAAGAATATATACCATCAGGAAGGGATAAGAGATTGGCTGAGCAAGTATCCTCATACAAT GAATCAAAAAGGTCAGAATCTCTTATGGACATTcatcataaaaaattaaagaataaggcTGCTGAAGATAAAAATAAGCCCCAAGAGAGAATACCATTTGACCGTGATACAGATCTCAAAGTTCATCGGTTTGATGAAGCTCAGAAAAAAGCCTTGATAAAGAAATCTAGAGAACTAAACAGCAGGTTTTCACATGGCAAAGGCAATATGTTTTTATAA